A stretch of the Elephas maximus indicus isolate mEleMax1 chromosome 3, mEleMax1 primary haplotype, whole genome shotgun sequence genome encodes the following:
- the LOC126071149 gene encoding olfactory receptor 7E24-like has protein sequence MFLSMYLLTVLGNLLFILAVSSDPHLHTPMYFFLSNLSLADIGFTSATIPKMLMNIHTHHRIISYVNCLIQLSFFSFFGCMDNLLLTVMAYDRFVAVCQPLHYPVIMNLHFCGLFVLVSFFLSLLNSQLHCLMVSQIAFCTDVEIPHFFCDPSQLFNLTCSETTIKNILVYFIGAIFGGVPVSAILFSYTRIVFSVLRVPSSGGKYKAFSTCGSHLSVICLFYGTGIVVYLSSTVSPAPRSSAAAAVMYSVVTPMLNPFIYSLRNRDIKGALQRLLSRQA, from the coding sequence ATGTTTCTGTCCATGTACCTGCTCACAGTACTTGGGAACCTGCTCTTCATCCTGGCTGTGAGTTCTGACCCCCACCTCcatacccccatgtacttcttcctctccaacctttCCTTGGCTGACATTGGTTTTACCTCTGCGACAATCCCAAAGATGCTTATGAATATCCACACACACCACAGAATCATATCCTATGTCAACTGCCTGATTCAGttgtctttttttagtttttttggatGTATGGACAATCTACTCCTgacagtgatggcctatgaccggttTGTGGCCGTCTGTCAACCACTTCACTACCCAGTCATCATGAACCTCCACTTCTGtggcttgtttgttttggtgtctttttttctcaGCCTCTTGAACTCCCAGCTGCACTGCTTGATGGTGTCACAAATCGCCTTCTGCACGGATGTGGAAATTCCTCATTTTTTCTGTGATCCTTCTCAACTCTTCAACCTTACCTGTTCTGAGACCACTATAAAAAACATACTAGTATATTTTATTGGTGCCATCTTTGGTGGTGTTCCTGTCTCAGCCATCCTTTTCTCTTATACTCGAATTGTTTTCTCTGTTCTGAGAGTCCCCTCATCAGGTGGGAAGTataaagccttttccacctgtggtTCTCATCTGTCAGtgatttgcttattttatggaaCAGGTATTGTAGTGTACCTGAGTTCAACTGTCTCACCTGCTCCTAGGAGTAGTGCAGCAGCTGCAGTGATGTACTCCGTGGTCACCCCCATgttgaaccccttcatctacagcctgaggaacagggatATCAAGGGGGCCCTGCAGAGGCTCCTCAGCAGACAAGCATAG